The Pseudomonadota bacterium genome contains the following window.
CACGGTCACGATCAGCGCCAGCACCGGGGAAAAGAGCAGCACCGACGCCGTGAAATCCATGGCACCGAGCTTGCCCCCGGGATTCGGCTTCACGTGCACGAAGCGCTTGCGGCCCATCCAAAAGACCAGCGTGGCGATTCCCATGAATACGCCGGGGACGCCAAAGGCCACTTCCGGACCGAACCAACCGTAGAGCAGCGGCGTGAGAATGGTCGAAAAGAACGAGCCGAAGTTGATGATGAAGTAGAAGACCTGAAAGACCCGCGTCACCAGATGGCTGTTGCGAGCGCTGAACTGGTCCCCCACGTTCGCTGAAACGCAGGGCTTGATGCCGCCCGAGCCCACGGCAATGAGGCAAAGCCCTACGTACATGAGGTAGGCCGTCGTGTCGTACTCGCCCCAGGCGTCGAAACGCCCGGCAACCGCGAGCGTGGCGTGCCCGGCACAGTAGATGAGCGAGACCCACAAGATGACCGGGTACTTGCCGAGGAAGCGATCCGCCATGATGGCGCCGATCATGGGAAACGCGTACACACCGGCCATGAACAGATGCGCGACCGCCGTGGCTTTGGCCTTGGCCGCGTCGTCCGCGCCCTCGGTCGCCGGCAGGATGTGCACGTACAGCGACGCTAGGTAGACATACAGGATGGCTCGCATCCCGTAGTAGCTGAAGCGCTCCGCGCCCTCGTTGCCGACGATGAAGGGGATTCCCGCGGGAAACCGGTCGTCCCGCGCCGGCTGCTCAGCCGCCGTGCCTTCGCCGGCTGCGCCGACCCTGTCCGCCCCCTGCGCGCTGGCTGTTGCCTGCACTCCCTGAGCCATCTTGTTTGCACCTCCTGCGACCCCTCCCCTCGGCGGCGACCACTACTACCATGGATCCGAGGCTCGATCCTGTACGTCCTTTGCGCGCATCCTCGATTCACCCTCTTGGCCATTACGAAGAGAAGCGAGAAGTGTGAACTGACGCTCAAGGATGGGCAGGTGCTCGAGCGCCTCGGGGTCGTCGAAGACCTGCGCTCGAAGTTGCTGGCCGAAGCGGGCTACAGCTCGGCGGTGGGTTGACTCACCCGCCCGCAGCCTTATGGTGGGCACCGTTTTTTCAGAACCGAACCGAGAGGAGCGACCGATGCCGATTCGACCCCTTCATGACCGAATCCTGATTCAGAGGGTCAGCGAGGAAGAGAAGACAAGTGCTGGAATAATCATTCCTGATACGGCCAAAGAAAAGCCCATCGAGGGCAAAGTCATTGCCGTGGGCCCAGGTTCGGCAAAGAAGGACGGAAGCCGCCAGCCGCTGGAGGTCAAGCCCGGCGATCACGTGCTGTTCGGCAAATACAGCGGTACCGAGATCACGGTGGGTGGCGAAGAACAGCTCGTTCTCAAAGAGGACGATGTGCTTGCAGTCATTGAGCGCTGAGCGCGCAGAAAACGAGGTCAGGCTATGAGTGTCAAGGAAATCACCTACTCAGCTGCCGCGCGTGAGCGCGTGCGCGCGGGTGTCAATCAGCTCGCCAACGCGGTCAGGGTCACCCTGGGTCCCAAGGGCCGCAACGTCATACTCGACAAGAGCTTCGGCGCCCCCACCGTAACCAAGGACGGCGTCACGGTAGCCAAGGAGATCGAGCTTAAAGACAAGTTCGAGAATATGGGCGCCCAGATGGTTCGAGAGGTCGCCTCCAAGACCTCCGACGTAGCCGGAGACGGCACCACCACGGCTACGGTATTGGCCCAAGCGATCTTCCGTGAGGGCACCAAGCTCGTGGCTGCAGGCCACAACCCGATGTCGATCAAGCGCGGGATCGAGCGGGCGGTAAAGGCGGTCGTGGCGGACCTCGAGAACATGTCGGTCGCCACCCGCGACCCCAAGGAGATCACGCAGGTCGGTACGGTCTCGGCCAACGGGGACCACGAAATCGGCTCCATCATCTCCAGCGCCATGGAGAAGGTGGGCAAGGAAGGCGTCATCACGGTCGAGGAAGCCAAGAGCCTCGACACTACGCTCGACGTGGTGGAGGGCATGCAGTTCGACCGCGGCTACGTGTCCGCTTACTTCGTCACGGACCAGGATCGCATGGAAGCGGTGTTGGAAGACGCGTACATTCTCGTGCACGAGAAGAAGGTCTCCAACATGAAGGACTTGATCCCGACGCTGGAAGCCACGGCGCAATCGCAAAAGCCGCTGCTGATCATCTCGGAAGACGTTGAGGGAGAGGCCCTGGCGACGCTCGTGGTCAACAAGCTACGAGGCACGCTCAAAGTGGCCGCTGTAAAGGCCCCGGGCTTCGGCGACCGCCGCAAGGAAATGCTCAAGGACATCGCGGTGCTGACGGGCGCGCAAGTGATCAGCGAGGACCTCGGCCTGAAGCTCGAGAACGTAGCGCTGAGCGATCTCGGCCAGGCGAAACGAATCACGATCGACAAGGACAACACGACCATCGTGGATGGCGAGGGGAAGAAGGAAGAAATCCAGGGCCGCATCGAAACCATCCGGCGCCAGATTGACGAGACCACGAGCGATTACGACCGCGAGAAGCTGCAGGAGCGGCTTGCAAAGCTCGTGGGTGGCGTGGCCGTCATCAGCGTGGGCGCGTCGACCGAAGTCGAGATGAAGGAGAAGAAGGCACGCGTGGAAGACGCGCTGAACGCGACGCGCGCAGCGGTCGAGGAAGGCATCGTGCCTGGCGGCGGAGTCGCCCTGCTGCGCTGCCAGAGCAGCCTGGCTTCTGTGGAGGTCGCCGACGACGAGCGTGCAGGCGTCACGGTGGTGGCGCGAGCTCTGGAGGAACCGATCCGACAAATCGCACAGAATGCTGGGATCGAAGGCGCGATCGTGGTCGACAAGGTCAAGTCGCAAACGGGTGCCTACGGATTCGATGCAGCGGCCGAGCAGTACCAGGATCTCGTGGAAATCGGCGTGGTCGACCCCACCAAGGTGGTCCGGAGCGCGCTGCAAAACGCTGCTTCGGTGGCTGGTCTGATGCTAACCACCGAGGCCATGGTCGCTGAGAAGCCCAAAACCGAGGAGCCGCCGCCACCCGGAGGCGGGGGCATGGACGGCATGGGCGGTATGGGCGGTATGGGCGGTATGGGCGGCATGGGCGGCATGGGCATGTAGCAGCCCGCGCCGGGGGGGCCAGGGAGTGTCTTCATCCTGTGGCTCTCGGTCCCGATTCTGAAGGCACTCCCGAGCCGTTCAGGCCCCTGTTGCTCGCGGGGGGCCCCTGCTCTCTTCGTGTGCGCGCCACGGGCGCGCTGAGCGCGTGCGTATCAGCATTGCGCCTCATCAGGGCCCGAGCGCTTGCGCCTCAGTAAGGTCGCCCGTAGCCGCCGCCGCCGGGCGTCTCGATCGTGATGCGGTCTCCCGGTTGAGCGTCGAATTCGACCTTACCGGGTAGCGGCTGGCCATTGAGCAGGTTGCGGCCAGGCTTGCCGGGCTGGCCACCGGCAAGTCCAAACGGCGCGCAGGCCCGGCGCTCCGACAGGATCGAGAAGTGAAGCCGAGCCAGGGCTTCGAGCTCACGCACTACGCCGTCGCCTCCGTGCAACTTGCCGCGACCCCCCGAGCCCCTGCGCACGCCAAAGCGGATCAAGCGGACTGGAA
Protein-coding sequences here:
- the groES gene encoding co-chaperone GroES; its protein translation is MPIRPLHDRILIQRVSEEEKTSAGIIIPDTAKEKPIEGKVIAVGPGSAKKDGSRQPLEVKPGDHVLFGKYSGTEITVGGEEQLVLKEDDVLAVIER
- the groL gene encoding chaperonin GroEL (60 kDa chaperone family; promotes refolding of misfolded polypeptides especially under stressful conditions; forms two stacked rings of heptamers to form a barrel-shaped 14mer; ends can be capped by GroES; misfolded proteins enter the barrel where they are refolded when GroES binds), whose translation is MSVKEITYSAAARERVRAGVNQLANAVRVTLGPKGRNVILDKSFGAPTVTKDGVTVAKEIELKDKFENMGAQMVREVASKTSDVAGDGTTTATVLAQAIFREGTKLVAAGHNPMSIKRGIERAVKAVVADLENMSVATRDPKEITQVGTVSANGDHEIGSIISSAMEKVGKEGVITVEEAKSLDTTLDVVEGMQFDRGYVSAYFVTDQDRMEAVLEDAYILVHEKKVSNMKDLIPTLEATAQSQKPLLIISEDVEGEALATLVVNKLRGTLKVAAVKAPGFGDRRKEMLKDIAVLTGAQVISEDLGLKLENVALSDLGQAKRITIDKDNTTIVDGEGKKEEIQGRIETIRRQIDETTSDYDREKLQERLAKLVGGVAVISVGASTEVEMKEKKARVEDALNATRAAVEEGIVPGGGVALLRCQSSLASVEVADDERAGVTVVARALEEPIRQIAQNAGIEGAIVVDKVKSQTGAYGFDAAAEQYQDLVEIGVVDPTKVVRSALQNAASVAGLMLTTEAMVAEKPKTEEPPPPGGGGMDGMGGMGGMGGMGGMGGMGM